One segment of Phaeacidiphilus oryzae TH49 DNA contains the following:
- a CDS encoding SRPBCC family protein: MASKDQRDNAQDGGSALDRVREGIVSYLGAGAQHLTDKAGDKVSDLADRLTDAADNGGVLGGAGGRILRGDSPLKALVSEQAKSIKDPIVEKTKGLFGGGGNGGDGGGGNGGGGGGGKGQSGDTKVTNIVETVDIGLPVRTVYDHWTQYEKFSTFTKGVRSVSQSDETESDWKVKVGPSTRGWKATVQEQVPDERIVWTSEGAKGSTRGSITFHELAPNLTRIVVVVEYYPAGFFEKTGNLWRAQGRRLRLDLKHFARYVTLGADEEVEGWRGEIRDGEVVRSHEEAMEDEESEAEEDEEPEEDEDEEDEGEEDEYDDEYGDEEDPDEYDEDEYDEEAEDDDEYGDEYGDEEDPDDYDEDEYDEEAEDEGEDDEEDEEDADAEEYDDEEEEE, translated from the coding sequence ATGGCCAGCAAGGATCAGCGCGACAACGCGCAGGACGGCGGCTCGGCCCTCGACCGCGTGCGCGAAGGAATCGTCAGCTACCTGGGCGCGGGCGCCCAGCATCTGACCGACAAGGCCGGCGACAAGGTCTCTGACCTCGCCGACCGGCTCACCGACGCCGCCGACAACGGCGGGGTCCTCGGCGGCGCCGGAGGCCGCATCCTGCGCGGCGACTCGCCGTTGAAGGCGCTCGTCTCGGAGCAGGCGAAGAGCATCAAGGACCCGATCGTCGAGAAGACCAAGGGGCTCTTCGGCGGAGGCGGCAACGGCGGCGACGGCGGCGGCGGGAACGGAGGCGGTGGCGGCGGGGGCAAGGGCCAGTCCGGCGACACCAAGGTGACGAACATCGTCGAGACCGTCGACATCGGCCTGCCGGTCCGTACGGTGTACGACCACTGGACGCAGTACGAGAAGTTCAGCACCTTCACCAAGGGCGTCCGAAGCGTGTCGCAGAGCGACGAGACCGAGTCGGACTGGAAGGTCAAGGTCGGTCCCTCCACCCGGGGTTGGAAGGCCACGGTCCAGGAGCAGGTCCCCGACGAGCGGATCGTCTGGACGTCCGAGGGGGCCAAGGGGAGCACGCGCGGATCCATCACCTTCCACGAGCTGGCGCCCAATCTGACCCGCATCGTGGTGGTCGTCGAGTACTACCCGGCCGGGTTCTTCGAGAAGACCGGCAACCTCTGGCGCGCGCAGGGCCGCCGCCTGCGCCTCGACCTCAAGCACTTCGCCCGCTATGTGACCCTCGGCGCCGACGAGGAGGTGGAGGGCTGGCGCGGCGAGATCCGCGACGGTGAGGTCGTCCGCAGCCACGAGGAGGCCATGGAGGACGAGGAGTCCGAAGCCGAGGAGGACGAGGAGCCCGAAGAGGACGAGGACGAAGAGGACGAGGGCGAGGAAGACGAGTACGACGACGAGTACGGCGACGAAGAGGACCCGGACGAGTACGACGAGGACGAGTACGACGAGGAGGCCGAGGACGACGACGAGTACGGCGACGAGTACGGCGACGAAGAGGACCCGGACGACTACGACGAGGACGAGTACGACGAGGAGGCCGAGGACGAGGGCGAGGACGACGAGGAAGACGAGGAAGACGCGGACGCGGAGGAGTACGACGACGAGGAAGAAGAGGAGTGA
- a CDS encoding gas vesicle protein yields the protein MMEPDAFSAPGAAPAYASERSFGPTTTNLADLLERVLDKGIVIAGDIKIDLLDIELLTIRLRLFVASVDTARKAGIDWWETDPALSSRAARNALAEENARLREALAAHENGDSASEQHS from the coding sequence ATGATGGAGCCTGACGCCTTCTCCGCCCCCGGCGCGGCCCCCGCCTACGCCTCGGAGCGAAGCTTCGGGCCGACCACCACCAACCTCGCCGACCTTCTCGAACGCGTGCTGGACAAGGGCATCGTCATCGCGGGCGACATCAAGATCGACCTGCTGGACATCGAGTTGCTCACCATCCGGCTGCGCCTCTTCGTCGCCTCCGTGGACACCGCGCGCAAGGCGGGCATCGACTGGTGGGAGACGGACCCCGCGCTCTCCTCCCGCGCCGCCCGCAACGCCCTGGCTGAGGAGAACGCCCGCCTGCGCGAGGCTCTCGCCGCCCACGAGAACGGCGACTCGGCCTCGGAACAGCACAGTTGA
- a CDS encoding GvpL/GvpF family gas vesicle protein: protein MNASTSPAPEPSPTATAAATATATAATAAQGTATYVFAVSRDCVPGIAAGLVGHATGGGGPVRLLAAGSLQAIVQDVPYGEFCEEALRERLADPEELERCTRAHHAVVDAVSRRGCAVPLPLATLYLGDDRARAALAAHEERFHASLDRVAGRSEWGVKVHVPTADGPVITAESSPSAHASAHAGSGRAYLDRIRGRQQARDRRWEASRQAGETVDECLREIAVAARRLRPHGARVTGAARPQVLNGAYLVDREREDELAAAVERLRRDPRLAGIGIDVSGPWPPYSFVSADGGGGERDGRA from the coding sequence ATGAACGCCAGCACGTCGCCCGCTCCGGAGCCCTCCCCCACCGCGACCGCCGCTGCCACCGCGACCGCGACCGCCGCCACCGCAGCCCAGGGGACCGCCACCTACGTCTTCGCGGTGAGCCGGGACTGCGTCCCCGGCATCGCCGCCGGACTCGTCGGCCACGCGACGGGCGGTGGCGGCCCCGTCCGCCTGCTCGCCGCCGGCTCGCTCCAGGCGATCGTGCAGGACGTCCCGTACGGCGAGTTCTGCGAGGAGGCGCTGCGCGAACGCCTCGCCGACCCCGAGGAGCTGGAACGCTGCACCCGCGCCCACCACGCCGTGGTCGACGCGGTCAGCCGGCGGGGATGCGCGGTGCCGCTGCCGCTCGCCACCCTCTACCTCGGCGACGACCGCGCCCGGGCGGCTCTCGCCGCCCACGAGGAGCGCTTCCATGCCTCGCTGGACCGGGTGGCCGGGCGGTCCGAGTGGGGGGTCAAGGTCCACGTCCCGACGGCGGACGGCCCCGTCATCACCGCCGAGTCCAGCCCCTCCGCCCACGCCTCCGCCCACGCCGGCTCAGGCCGTGCGTACCTGGACCGGATCCGCGGGCGTCAGCAGGCGCGCGACCGGCGCTGGGAGGCGTCCCGCCAGGCGGGGGAGACGGTGGACGAGTGCCTGCGGGAGATCGCGGTGGCTGCCCGCCGGCTGCGTCCGCACGGCGCCCGGGTCACCGGCGCGGCGCGCCCGCAGGTGCTCAACGGCGCCTATCTGGTGGACCGCGAGCGCGAGGACGAGCTGGCGGCGGCGGTGGAACGCCTGCGCCGCGACCCGCGTCTGGCCGGGATCGGGATCGACGTCTCCGGCCCGTGGCCGCCGTACTCCTTCGTCTCCGCCGACGGGGGAGGAGGCGAGCGCGATGGCCGGGCGTGA
- a CDS encoding gas vesicle protein produces MAGREVVPWTGPEAEAPIGVPLVDLLDRVLATGVVVSGDLVIAIADVPLIRLSLHALLSSVSERVPAPWADGGPL; encoded by the coding sequence ATGGCCGGGCGTGAGGTGGTGCCGTGGACGGGCCCCGAGGCGGAGGCGCCGATCGGCGTCCCGCTGGTCGACCTGCTGGACCGGGTGCTCGCGACCGGCGTGGTGGTCAGCGGCGACCTGGTGATCGCCATCGCCGACGTCCCGCTGATCAGGCTCTCGCTGCACGCCCTGCTGTCCTCGGTGAGCGAGCGGGTGCCGGCGCCGTGGGCGGACGGGGGGCCGCTGTGA
- a CDS encoding gas vesicle protein K, producing the protein MSEGRIDIDPESAARDLAALVLTVVELLRQLMERQAVRRFDQGDLTDAQTEQVGRTLMLLDQRMDELCGRHGLSRADLNLDLGPLGSLLPYE; encoded by the coding sequence GTGAGCGAGGGGAGGATCGACATCGATCCGGAGAGCGCGGCCCGCGATCTGGCGGCCCTCGTCCTCACCGTGGTCGAGCTGCTACGGCAACTGATGGAGCGTCAGGCGGTTCGCCGCTTCGACCAGGGCGACCTCACCGACGCCCAGACCGAGCAGGTGGGCCGCACCCTGATGCTCCTCGACCAGCGGATGGACGAACTCTGCGGCCGGCACGGCCTGAGCCGCGCCGACCTCAACCTCGACCTCGGCCCGCTGGGCAGCCTCCTGCCGTACGAATGA
- a CDS encoding PspC domain-containing protein, with the protein MSNYSSAPRTLSRPRSGRVLGGVCAGIARRFGLEPWTVRGLFLLSCLLPGPQFLVYLALWLLLPDD; encoded by the coding sequence ATGTCGAACTACTCGTCCGCGCCGCGCACCCTCTCCCGCCCCCGTTCCGGCCGCGTCCTCGGCGGGGTCTGCGCCGGAATCGCCCGCCGGTTCGGCCTCGAACCGTGGACCGTGCGGGGGTTGTTCCTGCTCTCCTGCCTGCTGCCCGGCCCGCAGTTCCTCGTCTATCTGGCGCTCTGGCTGCTCCTCCCCGACGACTGA
- a CDS encoding C40 family peptidase, which translates to MMNKGLAVCAGLGLAVAGPLVLIAASPGGIGQPAAAATRPGLAPHRVPAAYQPWIEAAARTCATVTAPVLAAQIDSESAWNPMARSAAGAEGLAQFLPSTWATWKVNAQPLDHAAADPFDPADAILTQARYDCALAAEVRRLVDSRRVSGDPLALTLAAYNAGVGAVETYRGIPPYQETQQYVEGILAKTASYAAPARGGGGQSGESGGGQSGSAFGAAVAAAALRYRGTPYSWGGGGLAGPTYGVGEGAGIMGFDCSGLVRYAVYEASAGRVVLPHSSEEQATLGRPVEPDRIQVGDVIAFQLSPGDYDHIGIYIGQGEFVQAPKTGDVVKVSNLSDPYYAGKPIAVRRFG; encoded by the coding sequence ATGATGAACAAGGGGCTCGCCGTCTGCGCCGGCCTCGGCCTGGCCGTCGCCGGGCCGCTGGTGCTGATCGCGGCGTCGCCGGGCGGGATCGGCCAGCCGGCCGCCGCGGCGACCCGGCCCGGCCTCGCCCCGCACCGGGTACCGGCCGCATACCAGCCCTGGATCGAGGCCGCCGCCAGGACCTGTGCCACCGTCACCGCTCCCGTGCTGGCCGCCCAGATCGACAGCGAGTCGGCGTGGAACCCGATGGCCCGCAGCGCCGCCGGCGCCGAGGGGCTGGCCCAGTTCCTCCCGAGCACCTGGGCCACCTGGAAGGTGAACGCGCAGCCGCTCGACCACGCCGCCGCGGACCCCTTCGACCCGGCCGACGCCATCCTGACCCAGGCCCGGTACGACTGCGCCCTCGCCGCCGAGGTGCGGCGACTCGTCGACAGCCGCCGCGTCTCCGGCGACCCGCTGGCACTCACCCTCGCCGCCTACAACGCCGGGGTGGGGGCGGTCGAGACCTACCGCGGCATTCCGCCCTACCAGGAGACCCAGCAGTACGTGGAGGGCATCCTCGCCAAGACCGCCTCGTACGCCGCGCCCGCGCGGGGCGGGGGCGGGCAGAGCGGCGAGAGTGGGGGCGGGCAGAGCGGGAGCGCGTTCGGGGCCGCCGTCGCGGCCGCCGCCCTGCGGTACCGGGGGACCCCGTACAGCTGGGGCGGGGGCGGCCTCGCCGGGCCGACCTACGGCGTCGGCGAGGGCGCCGGGATCATGGGCTTCGACTGCTCGGGGCTCGTGCGGTACGCCGTCTACGAGGCCTCGGCGGGACGGGTCGTGCTGCCGCACTCCAGCGAGGAGCAGGCCACCCTGGGCCGGCCGGTGGAACCGGACCGGATCCAGGTCGGCGACGTGATCGCCTTCCAGCTCTCCCCCGGCGACTACGACCACATCGGCATCTACATCGGCCAGGGGGAGTTCGTCCAGGCGCCGAAGACCGGCGACGTGGTCAAGGTCTCGAACCTGTCGGACCCGTACTACGCGGGAAAGCCCATCGCCGTCCGCAGGTTCGGATGA
- a CDS encoding glycosyl hydrolase: MSRRSLYTLVAFLLAIAGVSATVLALGPGHGAGTRISGEPAADAAGADHTVTLQNNTSSRIWIGSVVNADGSSQLGNLPALDPGQSATLTIPEHEGAGHWRGRFFAREGCTGQSGSTFHCAVGDCGPYADHCSTGEQPDSLAEFNFDPGDGGAPWYDVSYVDAASMPVTITPDDAAPPQSGQCGAAGCAVDLLSSCPAQNLVRDQGTGQPLVCVNPNRDAQTAYSDAITKQCPKAYAWSKQDAVPGNQVMADCTECKGLTVSFGTGSPSSPQPAPTGADSPSPSPTPSPAAPPSPSSSPAASGSSPQRGVALNDDPNASQDLADSKASWYYNWTSSAGSVATPPGVDYVPMIWGPGSVTDAELGAAAKSGKELLGFQEPDSPTQANMTPEQALDLWPRLQQTGLRLGAPAVASGADQPGGWLDRFMTGAAQRGLRVDFIPLHWFGGDFGPNAANELRDYLQAVYNRYHKPIWLTQYALIDYSHGTPRYPTPQQQADFIKSSTQMLDGLGFVERYAWFALTTQTSPTGLYDGTTANSSGLAYDGR, from the coding sequence ATGAGCAGACGCTCCCTCTACACCCTGGTGGCCTTCTTACTGGCGATCGCCGGTGTCTCGGCCACCGTCCTCGCCCTCGGGCCGGGGCACGGCGCCGGTACCCGGATCAGCGGCGAGCCGGCCGCCGACGCCGCCGGTGCCGACCACACCGTGACCCTGCAGAACAACACGAGCAGCCGGATCTGGATCGGCAGTGTGGTGAACGCGGACGGCTCGTCGCAGCTCGGCAATCTGCCGGCGCTGGACCCGGGCCAGTCGGCGACCCTCACCATCCCCGAGCACGAGGGCGCGGGGCACTGGCGCGGACGGTTCTTCGCCCGTGAGGGCTGCACCGGGCAGAGCGGCAGCACCTTCCACTGCGCGGTGGGGGACTGCGGGCCCTACGCCGACCACTGCAGCACCGGTGAACAGCCGGACAGTCTGGCCGAGTTCAACTTCGACCCCGGCGACGGCGGGGCGCCCTGGTACGACGTCAGCTATGTCGACGCCGCCTCGATGCCCGTCACCATCACCCCCGACGACGCGGCACCGCCGCAGAGCGGCCAGTGCGGGGCCGCGGGCTGTGCCGTGGACCTCCTCTCCTCGTGCCCGGCCCAGAACCTGGTCCGGGACCAGGGCACGGGCCAGCCGCTGGTCTGCGTCAACCCGAACCGGGACGCGCAGACCGCGTACAGCGACGCGATCACCAAGCAGTGCCCCAAGGCGTACGCCTGGTCCAAGCAGGACGCCGTGCCGGGGAACCAGGTGATGGCGGACTGCACCGAGTGCAAGGGCCTGACCGTCTCCTTCGGGACCGGCAGCCCGAGTTCGCCGCAGCCGGCGCCCACCGGCGCCGACTCCCCGTCGCCGTCGCCGACGCCGAGTCCGGCCGCGCCGCCGTCCCCGAGCTCCAGCCCGGCGGCGTCCGGGTCCTCGCCCCAGCGGGGCGTCGCCCTCAACGACGACCCCAACGCCTCCCAGGACCTGGCCGACTCCAAGGCCTCCTGGTACTACAACTGGACGTCCTCGGCCGGCTCGGTGGCCACCCCGCCCGGGGTGGACTACGTCCCCATGATCTGGGGGCCGGGCTCGGTCACCGACGCCGAGTTGGGCGCCGCGGCCAAATCCGGAAAGGAGCTGCTGGGCTTCCAGGAGCCCGATTCGCCGACCCAGGCGAACATGACGCCCGAGCAGGCCCTCGACCTGTGGCCCAGGCTGCAGCAGACGGGCCTGCGGCTGGGCGCCCCCGCGGTCGCCTCGGGCGCGGACCAGCCCGGGGGGTGGCTGGACCGCTTCATGACCGGAGCGGCCCAGCGCGGCCTGCGGGTGGACTTCATCCCGCTGCACTGGTTCGGCGGCGACTTCGGCCCGAACGCCGCCAACGAGCTGCGCGACTACCTCCAGGCCGTCTACAACCGCTACCACAAGCCGATCTGGCTGACCCAGTACGCCCTCATCGACTACTCCCACGGGACGCCCCGCTATCCGACCCCGCAGCAGCAGGCGGACTTCATCAAGTCCTCGACGCAGATGCTCGACGGTCTCGGCTTCGTGGAGCGCTATGCGTGGTTCGCGCTGACCACGCAGACCAGTCCGACCGGTCTCTACGACGGTACGACCGCGAACTCCAGCGGCCTCGCCTACGACGGTCGCTGA
- a CDS encoding ricin-type beta-trefoil lectin domain protein translates to MDVPPPEQGHGSGEQPKAMLLVAGIVAAFALVAGGVVVFGVVRTQLGPDSIVRASATSTSPPSASSSASPSASAPASTAPSKRIAPPSATPGAVHSATTVAVVPSSAAATASARRGGTGGSGGNVGQITGPGLTHQCLDVRTNTPVDGNAVELWSCNGVPGQRWTMRADHTIRAFGKCLDVVGDGTVDFTEVQLWTCDGAPGEQWVFATHGALLNPHSGRCLDDPMGDTSNGTQLQIYQCNHLSTQAWSTPALP, encoded by the coding sequence ATGGATGTACCTCCGCCCGAGCAGGGGCACGGGAGCGGGGAGCAGCCCAAGGCGATGCTCCTGGTGGCCGGCATCGTGGCGGCGTTCGCGCTGGTGGCGGGTGGCGTCGTGGTGTTCGGGGTGGTGCGTACGCAGTTAGGGCCGGACTCGATCGTGCGGGCCTCCGCCACGTCCACGTCGCCGCCCTCCGCGTCCTCCTCCGCCTCGCCGTCCGCCTCGGCCCCCGCCTCCACCGCACCGTCCAAGCGCATTGCGCCCCCCTCCGCGACCCCGGGCGCGGTGCACTCGGCCACCACCGTCGCCGTCGTACCGTCCTCCGCGGCGGCCACCGCGTCCGCGCGCAGGGGCGGCACGGGCGGATCCGGCGGGAACGTCGGCCAGATCACCGGCCCCGGCTTGACCCACCAGTGCCTCGACGTACGGACCAACACCCCGGTCGACGGCAACGCCGTGGAGCTGTGGTCCTGCAACGGGGTGCCCGGGCAGCGCTGGACCATGAGGGCCGACCACACCATCCGCGCCTTCGGGAAGTGCCTGGACGTGGTCGGCGACGGCACCGTCGACTTCACCGAGGTGCAGCTGTGGACCTGTGACGGGGCGCCCGGCGAGCAGTGGGTGTTCGCCACCCACGGCGCTCTGCTCAACCCCCACTCCGGGCGCTGCCTGGACGATCCGATGGGCGACACCAGCAACGGAACGCAGTTGCAGATCTATCAGTGCAACCATCTCTCGACCCAGGCGTGGTCCACGCCCGCCCTGCCCTGA
- a CDS encoding lysozyme family protein has protein sequence MGEGEQTGPGSSGGGGVSAGIKAALAAAGLGALAFPLEIGCGAVLIIIFCGLGVLLLPLVILYLLFHGGGGGGSHGCPSSEVISAQVMPVAPTPHHGGCGGAGGTAMPTAVDTNPSDAITALQGDGKGDLAPGSVPADLRSPIEKAGKLCDGIGPVVIAAQIQYVSGFNTTMDGPDGKKGVSQLPPDKFKQFSQDDDKNNNVTPLDATDSIMAQGRYLCSLYGDVQQLVSSGQAQGDVLSMTLAAYGVGLDAVKQAKGVPNTNDGQGYVLGVRVYFSLFEGQGIGTTLPSVSALPTAS, from the coding sequence ATGGGCGAGGGGGAGCAGACGGGGCCCGGGTCCTCCGGCGGGGGAGGCGTCTCCGCGGGGATCAAGGCAGCCCTGGCCGCGGCCGGCCTGGGAGCTCTGGCCTTCCCGCTCGAGATCGGCTGCGGGGCGGTCCTGATCATCATCTTCTGCGGGCTCGGGGTCCTCCTCCTGCCGCTGGTGATCCTCTATCTGCTGTTCCACGGCGGGGGCGGCGGCGGGAGTCACGGCTGCCCGTCGTCCGAGGTGATCAGTGCCCAGGTCATGCCGGTGGCCCCGACCCCGCACCACGGGGGCTGCGGCGGGGCGGGCGGCACGGCCATGCCGACGGCGGTGGACACCAACCCGAGCGATGCGATCACCGCACTCCAGGGGGACGGCAAGGGCGACCTGGCACCGGGCAGCGTCCCGGCGGACCTGCGGTCGCCCATCGAGAAGGCCGGCAAGCTCTGCGACGGCATCGGGCCGGTGGTCATCGCGGCGCAGATCCAGTACGTGTCCGGCTTCAACACCACCATGGACGGCCCGGACGGCAAGAAGGGCGTCTCCCAGCTCCCCCCGGACAAGTTCAAGCAGTTCAGCCAGGACGACGACAAGAACAACAACGTGACGCCGCTGGACGCGACCGACTCGATCATGGCTCAGGGCCGCTACCTCTGCTCCCTCTACGGCGACGTGCAGCAGCTGGTGTCCAGCGGACAGGCCCAGGGGGACGTCCTCTCCATGACGCTGGCGGCCTACGGCGTGGGGCTGGACGCGGTCAAACAGGCGAAGGGGGTGCCCAACACCAACGACGGTCAGGGCTACGTCCTCGGCGTGCGGGTCTACTTCTCCCTCTTCGAGGGCCAGGGGATCGGCACCACCCTGCCGTCCGTGTCCGCGCTCCCGACCGCCTCATGA
- a CDS encoding SCO6880 family protein, whose protein sequence is MSTTTAAVTHPTYGNWRRPRRAGLGRFGLVGTIGVFGGLVLTLLASLISLVAAAFVLVPFAVLLLPLLIRTQDGRNLYQLVMLRVGWLRRKSRGSLSYVSGPLSQRPGGRFRPPGLLSRVSLAEGRDAYDRPFGVLHHRGRNLYSIVLGCEPDGGSLVDPDQADVWVASWGEWLARLSHEPALRGASVVVETAPDPGTRLANEVLPRIRPDAPPAARAVMEEVVERYPDASSEMHTYITLTYGLPQGRKRDLEEVLTDLAIRIPGLLSGLVGAGGGSAVPLSAERIAEVVRVAYDPAVAGEVLNVRAQYGSSGLEWEDAGPAACVESVRAYQHDSGVSRTWLLSLAPRGTVRSNVLRGLLEAAPGTRRKRVALLYRPIDPATSARIVESDRRAAQFMATSGKGMVQARAASETRAAEQTAAEEAAGAGLVEFSLMVTMTVDSTEQLPDAAVIMRNLQAGARISMRPADRMQAAAFACTLPAGILPWEHVLIPHELQEAL, encoded by the coding sequence ATGTCCACCACTACCGCAGCCGTGACCCACCCCACCTACGGCAACTGGCGCCGACCGCGCCGGGCCGGGCTCGGCCGGTTCGGGCTGGTCGGCACCATCGGCGTGTTCGGCGGGCTGGTGCTGACCCTGCTGGCCTCCCTGATCTCGCTGGTGGCGGCGGCCTTCGTACTGGTCCCGTTCGCGGTGCTGCTGCTGCCGCTGCTGATCAGGACCCAGGACGGGCGCAACCTCTACCAGTTGGTGATGCTGCGCGTCGGCTGGCTGCGCCGGAAGTCCCGGGGCTCGCTGAGCTATGTGTCCGGCCCGCTCTCCCAGCGCCCCGGCGGGCGGTTCCGGCCGCCAGGGCTGCTCAGCCGGGTCAGCCTGGCCGAGGGCCGGGACGCCTACGACCGGCCGTTCGGCGTCCTCCACCACCGCGGCCGCAACCTCTACTCCATCGTTCTGGGGTGCGAGCCGGACGGCGGCTCGCTGGTCGACCCCGACCAGGCGGACGTCTGGGTGGCCTCCTGGGGCGAGTGGCTGGCCCGGCTCTCCCACGAGCCGGCGCTGCGCGGGGCGAGCGTGGTCGTCGAGACCGCGCCCGATCCCGGCACCCGGCTGGCCAACGAGGTGCTGCCGCGGATCCGCCCGGACGCCCCGCCGGCCGCCCGCGCGGTGATGGAGGAGGTCGTCGAGCGGTATCCGGACGCCTCCTCCGAGATGCACACCTACATCACCCTCACCTACGGGCTGCCGCAGGGGCGCAAGCGCGATCTGGAGGAGGTCCTCACCGATCTCGCGATCCGCATCCCCGGACTCCTCAGCGGCCTGGTGGGGGCCGGCGGCGGGTCGGCCGTCCCGCTCTCCGCGGAGCGGATCGCCGAGGTCGTCCGGGTGGCGTACGACCCGGCCGTCGCGGGTGAGGTGCTCAACGTCCGGGCGCAGTACGGCTCCAGCGGCCTGGAGTGGGAGGACGCGGGACCCGCCGCCTGCGTCGAGTCGGTCCGCGCGTACCAGCACGACTCCGGGGTCTCCCGGACCTGGCTGCTGAGCCTGGCCCCGCGCGGAACCGTGCGGTCCAACGTGCTGCGCGGGCTGCTGGAGGCCGCGCCCGGCACCCGCCGCAAGCGGGTCGCCCTCCTCTACCGCCCGATCGACCCCGCCACCTCGGCCCGGATCGTGGAGTCCGACCGGCGCGCCGCGCAGTTCATGGCCACCTCCGGAAAGGGCATGGTCCAGGCGCGGGCCGCGTCCGAGACCCGCGCGGCCGAGCAGACCGCGGCGGAGGAGGCGGCGGGCGCAGGCCTGGTGGAGTTCTCGCTGATGGTCACCATGACCGTGGACTCCACCGAGCAGCTGCCGGACGCCGCCGTGATCATGCGCAACCTCCAGGCGGGGGCCAGGATCTCGATGCGCCCGGCGGACCGGATGCAGGCGGCCGCCTTCGCCTGCACCCTGCCGGCCGGGATCCTGCCCTGGGAACACGTACTGATCCCGCACGAACTCCAGGAGGCGCTGTGA
- a CDS encoding ATP/GTP-binding protein gives MPPPRGWPGPAGGQIGHLDPPTMWRATTVQACGLWPFAAGSGAPMTGVPLGQHLYTGATVCGDPLSWFTRARYISNPSLFMLGMPGLGKSTLVNRMLIGLAATGVVPLVLGDLKPDYADTVRALGGQVISIGRGVGGINVLDPGAMAEAAAKVGGDAGRALAAEAHGRVLNMVAALVSVVRGRPMDDHEQSVLSAALHHLRERTAPGRAPILPDLLAVLQEGPERVRSVTLDRGEDARYRTAVDPLHRSLLGILDGPLGGTFAAATSTRIDAAAPAVCVDISRIGEADTQLTAAAMLAAWSDGLGSVAAAHALADAGLAPRRWFFTVLDELWRPLRAASGIVDRIDALTRLNRTLGLGDAKITHTLKDAEALGSESDRAKARGFVERAGMVACAGLPRNEMEELGRVVGLSEREISLVSSWSSPPGWGAGGGEHEEPPGRGRFLIKVGGRPGIPIKVAITDAERALHDTNQRWTPNAQVPATATAV, from the coding sequence CTGCCGCCCCCGCGCGGCTGGCCCGGCCCGGCCGGCGGGCAGATCGGCCACCTGGACCCGCCCACGATGTGGCGGGCCACCACCGTGCAGGCCTGCGGCCTCTGGCCGTTCGCCGCCGGCTCCGGCGCGCCGATGACCGGGGTGCCGCTCGGGCAGCACCTCTACACCGGGGCGACGGTCTGCGGCGACCCGCTCTCCTGGTTCACCCGCGCCCGCTACATCTCCAACCCCTCCCTGTTCATGCTCGGGATGCCCGGCCTCGGCAAGTCCACGCTGGTCAACCGGATGCTGATCGGCCTGGCCGCGACCGGGGTGGTGCCGCTGGTCCTCGGCGACCTCAAGCCCGACTACGCGGACACCGTGCGCGCCCTCGGCGGCCAGGTGATCTCCATCGGGCGCGGGGTCGGCGGCATCAACGTCCTCGACCCCGGGGCGATGGCCGAGGCCGCCGCCAAGGTCGGGGGAGACGCGGGCCGGGCACTGGCGGCCGAGGCGCACGGCCGGGTGCTCAACATGGTCGCGGCACTGGTCAGCGTCGTCCGCGGGCGGCCGATGGACGACCACGAGCAGTCCGTCCTCTCCGCCGCCCTCCACCACCTGCGGGAGCGGACGGCGCCGGGGCGGGCGCCGATCCTCCCCGACCTGCTGGCGGTGCTCCAGGAGGGCCCCGAGCGGGTCCGCTCGGTGACCCTCGACCGGGGCGAGGACGCCCGCTACCGCACGGCGGTCGACCCACTGCACCGCTCACTGCTCGGCATCCTGGACGGACCACTGGGGGGTACCTTCGCCGCGGCGACGTCCACCAGGATCGACGCCGCCGCCCCGGCGGTGTGCGTGGACATCTCCCGTATCGGGGAGGCGGACACCCAGCTGACGGCGGCGGCGATGCTGGCCGCCTGGTCCGACGGCCTGGGCTCGGTGGCCGCCGCCCACGCCCTCGCGGACGCCGGGCTCGCGCCCCGGCGCTGGTTCTTCACCGTCCTCGACGAGCTGTGGCGGCCGCTGCGCGCGGCCAGCGGCATCGTCGACCGGATCGACGCGCTCACCCGGCTCAACCGCACCCTCGGCCTGGGCGACGCCAAGATCACCCACACCCTCAAGGACGCCGAGGCACTGGGCAGCGAGTCGGACCGGGCCAAGGCCCGCGGTTTCGTCGAACGCGCCGGCATGGTCGCCTGCGCGGGCCTGCCCCGCAACGAGATGGAGGAGCTCGGCCGGGTGGTGGGCCTGTCCGAACGGGAGATCTCCCTGGTCTCCTCCTGGTCCTCGCCGCCGGGGTGGGGCGCGGGCGGCGGGGAGCACGAGGAGCCGCCGGGGCGCGGCCGCTTCCTGATCAAGGTCGGCGGCCGCCCCGGAATCCCGATCAAGGTCGCGATCACCGACGCCGAACGCGCCCTCCACGACACCAACCAGCGCTGGACCCCCAACGCCCAGGTCCCGGCGACGGCGACGGCCGTCTGA